In a genomic window of Candidatus Omnitrophota bacterium:
- the ftsA gene encoding cell division protein FtsA, translating to MLNNNYICAIDIGSNKIAGCLAKIKKSRIEDIFFEVMPSSGVKEGVIVDATQLVVCLTKIMKSLKTKSGLRIKYIHANFSGKDILTKHSHAIIPLAERGNKVITSTDIASANEQARILGSSLEEEIIHVIPSSYTIDSKSNVINPIGLYSHRLEVDLYLVCARISSLQSLSRVISQVGYEIRNLSFSGLATSQAVFGREEKKGLSVFCDVGSDVTELLIFKDGLLQDIQILALGGNSMTAQLSEGLKINFELAEDIKRSYGIIGDAGSIAENKEILVKKDEFYKPLKQRDVALMTTNSGRLVCAQIKEIIEKKVALHEIDHFIMAGKTLLTDGFIEMMESLTGIPVKLGRIRNPEIAALVKENNDLAGQRYLTYLTCLGMVCEDLENKTVGSSPLVKPAKNLFFKAVNRFKEVYQEYF from the coding sequence ATGTTAAACAATAATTATATTTGCGCAATAGACATCGGTTCAAATAAAATCGCGGGTTGCCTGGCTAAGATAAAGAAAAGCCGGATAGAGGATATTTTTTTTGAGGTTATGCCATCCTCCGGGGTTAAAGAAGGGGTGATTGTTGATGCCACGCAGTTAGTGGTTTGCCTGACAAAAATTATGAAGAGCCTGAAAACTAAATCTGGATTGAGGATCAAGTATATTCATGCTAATTTCTCCGGAAAGGATATCTTAACCAAGCATAGCCACGCGATTATCCCGCTTGCCGAACGCGGCAATAAGGTGATTACCTCAACGGATATAGCCAGCGCTAATGAACAGGCGCGCATCCTTGGTTCCAGCTTAGAGGAGGAGATAATCCACGTAATTCCTTCCAGCTATACCATTGATTCCAAAAGTAATGTTATTAATCCTATTGGTTTATACAGCCACAGGCTGGAGGTAGATCTATATCTGGTCTGCGCCAGGATTTCTTCTTTGCAGAGCTTAAGCCGGGTGATAAGCCAGGTTGGTTATGAGATCAGGAATCTTTCTTTTTCGGGGCTAGCCACTAGCCAAGCAGTGTTTGGCAGAGAAGAAAAAAAAGGGTTAAGCGTGTTTTGCGATGTGGGAAGCGATGTTACAGAACTGCTTATCTTTAAAGACGGGCTCTTGCAGGATATCCAGATTTTGGCATTAGGGGGAAACAGCATGACGGCCCAGCTCTCGGAAGGATTAAAAATTAATTTTGAGCTGGCAGAAGATATCAAGCGTTCTTACGGGATTATCGGCGATGCCGGCAGTATTGCGGAAAATAAAGAAATTTTGGTCAAGAAAGATGAATTCTATAAACCTCTAAAACAGCGCGATGTAGCTTTAATGACTACCAACTCCGGCCGCCTGGTCTGCGCGCAGATTAAGGAAATCATAGAGAAAAAGGTGGCCTTGCATGAAATTGATCACTTTATTATGGCCGGTAAAACGCTTCTGACGGATGGATTTATCGAGATGATGGAGAGCTTAACGGGTATTCCGGTTAAGCTCGGCCGGATCAGGAATCCGGAGATCGCCGCGTTAGTCAAAGAAAATAATGATTTAGCCGGACAAAGATATCTGACTTATCTGACTTGCCTGGGGATGGTCTGTGAAGATTTAGAAAACAAGACCGTAGGGAGTTCGCCTTTAGTTAAGCCTGCCAAAAACCTCTTTTTTAAAGCGGTAAACCGTTTCAAAGAAGTTTACCAGGAATATTTCTAG
- a CDS encoding D-alanine--D-alanine ligase encodes MEIKDFGRVGVLMGGPSSERGISLKSGEAVLSALLESGVAAVGIDITTDNVEENIRRLKSHNLNSVFIALHGRFGEDGSIQEILEKMNLPYTASGVAASRLAMDKISSLRKFKDGGLCVPKSRFLEKSVYRKNRVYENDLGLPLVVKPANHGSSIGLSLVERDEGISAAIDLAFEFDERIIIEEYIFGRELTVGVLDEAALPVIEIIPKNKFFDFEAKYQAGLTEYIIPAHLEEDIAGKVQQAALAAHKLLGCFGCSRTDIILSKDGLPYVLEVNTIPGMTATSLLPKAAKIIGIDFNRLCIKLLELGYEKAKV; translated from the coding sequence ATGGAGATAAAGGATTTTGGCAGAGTCGGGGTTTTAATGGGGGGGCCTTCTTCAGAGAGGGGGATCTCTTTGAAAAGCGGTGAGGCCGTATTATCCGCGCTGCTTGAGTCGGGAGTAGCGGCGGTAGGCATTGATATAACTACCGATAATGTGGAAGAGAATATCCGGCGGCTTAAGAGCCATAATTTAAATTCCGTATTCATTGCTTTGCATGGCCGTTTTGGAGAAGACGGTTCAATCCAGGAGATCCTGGAAAAAATGAATTTACCTTACACCGCTTCAGGAGTCGCGGCCAGCCGGCTAGCCATGGACAAGATCAGTTCGCTAAGAAAATTCAAAGACGGCGGGCTATGCGTGCCTAAATCCCGTTTTTTAGAGAAATCGGTTTATCGGAAAAACAGGGTTTATGAAAACGATCTGGGGCTGCCTCTAGTAGTTAAGCCGGCTAATCACGGTTCAAGTATCGGGCTCTCACTGGTTGAGCGTGATGAAGGGATATCTGCGGCTATTGATCTGGCTTTTGAGTTTGATGAACGCATAATTATCGAGGAGTACATATTTGGAAGAGAACTTACGGTGGGGGTTTTGGATGAAGCGGCTTTGCCGGTGATCGAAATTATCCCCAAAAATAAATTTTTTGATTTTGAAGCTAAATATCAGGCGGGATTAACGGAGTATATCATCCCTGCTCATTTAGAGGAGGATATTGCCGGAAAAGTCCAGCAAGCGGCTTTAGCGGCACATAAACTTCTGGGTTGTTTTGGCTGCTCACGCACGGATATTATATTGAGTAAAGACGGTTTGCCTTACGTCCTGGAGGTCAATACCATACCGGGGATGACGGCGACCAGCCTTTTACCCAAGGCTGCCAAAATCATCGGTATAGATTTTAACCGGCTTTGTATTAAGCTTTTGGAATTAGGTTATGAAAAAGCGAAGGTTTAA
- the murB gene encoding UDP-N-acetylmuramate dehydrogenase, with product MLWPKNLNKKIKTKISLAAFTSFKIGGPAKFFFEPRDLKSLQEALACAKKAGVKVFILGGGSNILASDSGVDGMVIKLSGRDFQRLDHKGTCITAGSGLKLNQLILFAKDKGLSGLEFLAGIPGTLGGVLAGNAGAWGRSIGERVEEVSVLDYNGRPKLLAGRNLRFAYRKSNLNKYIILSAKLKLHAADKDKIALKIKEYLLRRGKTQNNSLPNAGCIFKNPAKNPAGRLIDACGLKGKTKGAALISRAHANFILNSGKAKSSDVLSLMDLMRRKVRERFKINLQPEIKIWR from the coding sequence ATGCTCTGGCCGAAAAACTTAAATAAAAAAATAAAAACTAAAATAAGCCTGGCTGCTTTTACGAGTTTTAAGATTGGCGGGCCAGCCAAATTTTTCTTTGAGCCAAGGGATCTTAAAAGTTTACAAGAGGCCTTGGCCTGCGCCAAGAAGGCGGGAGTAAAAGTTTTCATATTAGGAGGAGGCAGTAATATTTTAGCCAGCGATTCCGGAGTAGATGGGATGGTAATTAAGTTAAGCGGCCGGGATTTTCAACGCCTAGATCATAAAGGCACTTGCATAACCGCCGGAAGCGGTTTAAAATTAAATCAGTTGATTTTATTTGCTAAAGATAAAGGCCTGTCCGGTTTAGAGTTTCTTGCCGGAATTCCCGGAACACTGGGAGGGGTATTGGCTGGTAATGCCGGAGCCTGGGGCAGGTCAATCGGGGAGCGGGTGGAAGAAGTATCGGTCTTAGATTATAATGGCAGGCCAAAGCTTCTGGCCGGCAGAAATTTGCGGTTTGCTTACCGTAAATCTAATTTAAATAAGTATATTATTCTTTCGGCAAAACTTAAATTACACGCCGCAGATAAAGATAAGATCGCCCTTAAAATCAAAGAATATCTTTTAAGGCGCGGTAAAACCCAGAACAACAGCCTGCCCAATGCCGGCTGTATCTTTAAAAATCCGGCTAAAAATCCGGCGGGGAGGCTTATTGATGCCTGCGGATTAAAAGGAAAAACAAAAGGCGCAGCTTTAATTTCCAGGGCCCATGCGAATTTTATTTTAAACTCAGGCAAGGCAAAGAGCAGCGATGTTTTGTCGCTTATGGATTTAATGCGAAGGAAAGTCAGGGAAAGATTTAAAATTAACCTGCAGCCAGAGATAAAAATATGGAGATAA